In the genome of Arachis stenosperma cultivar V10309 chromosome 2, arast.V10309.gnm1.PFL2, whole genome shotgun sequence, the window GTTTTGTTGTTGTGAGTTCTCAAAGTTATTAGTCTCATCAAATAACCAGCTAGATATTGATGTTCTGAGTCTAAGCTGTTCAAAGAAGAGGACCTGCACAATTACTCTGAGTGGCAATCTCTCATTTTGTGCTGCATGTGTGCTTGCTTCCAATGACAGCTTTTGGCAGTTCATGAGTCTACAGAATTGCTCCCTCTCCGAATCAACTAGCCAAGGATGTGCCTGTATTAGTTGTCATAGACCAATGTGTTACATTAtaaatatcaacatatatatcACCATGTATATTTATTTTAGATTGCAACATGGTGTTACCTTGAGATACACATCTATAGCATGATATAAACCATCATCTATAGGCCTAGCATATTCTGGAATTGCAGTTGCAAGGGCCTGAAACTTTGGCAATTTGAAATTTACATCAAGAGCCACCTCAGCAAGATATGCATCTATCAAGTTGGCTACTATTGTCATAGGTGTTAGTGAATCAGCTGCACTCGCCAATGGCCCTTCTTCATGCATGCTTATGCACGGAGTAGTTGATGCAGTTGCCGGCAAGTATATGGACAGAAAATGATCTATAATCCTCTGAATGCAATCTGTATCGTAAAGTGTCTCAGCCGGTTGCCCCATGTTTGGAATCAGAAGATCAACAAGCATGGCTTGTTCAAGTTGAGAGCCAATCCTTTTCTCCAAAGTGTCTATGCATGACTGACTTGCATGCAGAAGCATAGCTGTTCTTAGCATTCTAAGCAAATACTTGGAAGGTGTTACACCTTTCTTACTTGGAAGCATTGCCACAATTTCTTCAACCATATCTCTTTGATCTGCTTCAGAATTTGTCCCTTGATTCACatcattgttgttgttcttttcCTTGAAGCTTGATTGCCTATTCATCAAGGGTACATATCTTGTAATATAACGTATCAAGGACCCTGCAATATTCTCAGGTTTCATACCTTTTGCTTCGAGGGACAAAATTAGTCTCTTGTATAGTGGTAAACTCAACAATGATAGATCCTCATACCACCAATCATCACCTTTGGTTTgtgatttatctttttcattcaAGGAATCAGCTTCAGTCATTGTGGGCTTATTCCCCATAGTTTTCATTCATTTCTAGATACTCTGCTGCACATCTTAGAGGTACTACATTAGACGCCACGACTTCGATTAGTACGCCGTAGCAAAACCTTGTTACAAGATCGAATGTTTTGTCTCCTCCGGGGACATCATGAAGTTGCAAAACACAGCTTGCTCCTTCTTCCTCCTTTGAGGAGTCATTGATGAGTTTCTTGAGCAATCCACTTCTAGAAAGCAATGGGAACTGCATGCGTGCATCAAGCTTTACATATTAATGAACAAACATACTACCTCTCTAAGGtgttgcatgaaattaaagcgTATTTGGCATGCACCTTGTGGAGGAAAAAAGTTACTTGGCCTACTTCAATGGTAAGATCACTTGGGAGCCCCGTTGTACAATGCCTACAAAATTAACACATATTGGACTATGGATATTGAGCATTTTAACATACATTTTGATCTGTGATTCTCATGTGTATAAGAATTAATCGAAATAAAATTACCAAGATTGGCCTTCTCGACGAAATGCATCAGAAGATTTAGATCCAAGCCTCAAGAGGGCCTCCATGTTATGTTGtaggaagaagagaaaaaagaacaTTCAAGAGAATAGTAGAATGGAAAGAGGGAGCATGCATAGTGCAATTAGTTGCTGGTGTTGCTTAGCTAGATGATCCATTATTGTGATTATGGTCCAAATTAAACACAAACATGTAGCGAGTCTATAGCTCATAACTGAAAACGTAACCAACCCGAAACTAATGCTTAGCTTACGCACTTCAATTGCCTTCATCATCTTCAATAATTCTTAATCGCT includes:
- the LOC130963656 gene encoding BTB/POZ domain-containing protein At5g03250-like codes for the protein MEALLRLGSKSSDAFRREGQSWHCTTGLPSDLTIEVGQVTFFLHKFPLLSRSGLLKKLINDSSKEEEGASCVLQLHDVPGGDKTFDLVTRFCYGVLIEVVASNVVPLRCAAEYLEMNENYGDKSQTKGDDWWYEDLSLLSLPLYKRLILSLEAKGMKPENIAGSLIRYITRYVPLMNRQSSFKEKNNNNDVNQGTNSEADQRDMVEEIVAMLPSKKGVTPSKYLLRMLRTAMLLHASQSCIDTLEKRIGSQLEQAMLVDLLIPNMGQPAETLYDTDCIQRIIDHFLSIYLPATASTTPCISMHEEGPLASAADSLTPMTIVANLIDAYLAEVALDVNFKLPKFQALATAIPEYARPIDDGLYHAIDVYLKAHPWLVDSEREQFCRLMNCQKLSLEASTHAAQNERLPLRVIVQVLFFEQLRLRTSISSWLFDETNNFENSQQQNSLNGNNLGHLRSANNGQVDPSQQQGGGNLRERVSELEKECTCIRKELHKLAKSKRGWNIFHRIFFRKRPNAWVSKWVLIFDAKSVIVLVRYTGDEGMMATASTTDSGASSFEYDVDDQSSAGMLPIILLVC